A part of Methanomassiliicoccales archaeon genomic DNA contains:
- a CDS encoding CPBP family intramembrane metalloprotease: protein MRDKLNIALPAALIVTAEAFFFNGGTEECLEVHLLNIFLCVILAIFRPKGSDLLVAFVLISLLRVLNVGMPTFFDLSIYFFPFIYLPVIIAAYLLWRADNIDEGKRPSIGDIWKFMNGVSASEVPTFKLIFIPLATLIALFMAFFEYAVLRPDALVPDMSLASITALLVVMVFFVGFGEELVFRTILQTRAQERMGAVGAVVFSALMFSVMHSGYGSLLYLAYVFIVGLVLGVSYLRTRNLIFIALIHGLINFFLFSFLPKGWFLFD from the coding sequence ATGCGGGACAAGTTGAACATCGCCCTTCCCGCCGCGCTTATTGTGACGGCAGAGGCCTTCTTCTTCAACGGAGGAACAGAGGAATGTCTTGAGGTCCACCTTCTCAACATATTCCTATGCGTCATCTTGGCAATATTCCGCCCCAAAGGTTCTGACCTCCTGGTAGCGTTTGTCCTGATATCTCTTTTAAGGGTCCTGAACGTGGGAATGCCTACATTCTTTGATCTCTCCATTTACTTCTTCCCGTTCATATATCTTCCTGTCATCATAGCAGCCTACCTTCTTTGGAGGGCAGACAATATCGACGAGGGGAAGAGGCCTTCGATCGGCGACATCTGGAAATTTATGAACGGGGTCTCAGCTAGCGAGGTCCCGACCTTCAAGCTGATCTTCATTCCGCTCGCGACCTTGATCGCTCTGTTCATGGCGTTCTTTGAGTATGCGGTGCTCAGACCAGATGCCCTTGTTCCCGACATGTCTTTGGCAAGCATAACCGCTTTGCTCGTGGTCATGGTCTTCTTTGTGGGGTTCGGTGAAGAGCTAGTGTTCCGCACAATTCTTCAGACGAGAGCGCAGGAAAGGATGGGCGCGGTCGGGGCCGTGGTATTCTCAGCTCTGATGTTCTCGGTGATGCACTCGGGCTATGGGTCGCTGTTATATCTTGCATATGTTTTCATCGTCGGTCTTGTCCTAGGGGTCTCTTATCTGAGGACGAGGAATCTTATTTTCATCGCCCTGATCCATGGTCTGATCAATTTTTTCCTGTTTTCGTTCCTTCCGAAAGGATGGTTCTTATTCGATTGA
- a CDS encoding helix-turn-helix transcriptional regulator, which produces MSKIGVEQIKVLSDPNRLAILSLLSMREMTTSQVSELLEQSIQNTQYHIKRLLEAGLISQTRTEMVGNLMEKYYRSAFEPGMISQATDEEDVDIHERLNLVFAALGSIKGVLNHGIENLDKRRDSYFTKVGERPKYPFGANYVIIPNNKESYARAEKLIMELDEKLKRLSDDFPNEEKTKFAVMYAVFPYE; this is translated from the coding sequence ATGTCAAAGATCGGTGTTGAACAGATAAAGGTGCTCTCGGACCCCAACCGGCTTGCGATACTCTCGCTCCTTTCAATGAGAGAAATGACCACTTCACAAGTGTCAGAATTGCTTGAGCAGAGCATACAGAACACGCAGTACCATATCAAACGGCTCTTGGAGGCGGGGCTCATTTCGCAGACCAGGACGGAGATGGTCGGAAACCTGATGGAAAAATATTATCGCTCAGCGTTCGAACCTGGCATGATCTCCCAGGCCACCGATGAGGAGGATGTGGACATCCATGAGAGGCTCAACCTCGTGTTCGCCGCATTGGGTTCCATAAAGGGCGTCCTGAACCATGGGATCGAGAACCTGGACAAGAGAAGGGATAGCTATTTCACAAAGGTGGGTGAGAGGCCGAAGTATCCATTCGGCGCGAACTATGTGATAATCCCGAACAATAAGGAGTCATATGCCAGGGCCGAGAAGCTCATAATGGAGCTGGATGAGAAGCTCAAGAGATTGTCGGACGATTTCCCAAATGAGGAAAAGACAAAGTTCGCCGTCATGTACGCTGTCTTCCCATACGAATGA